A stretch of Nitrospira sp. DNA encodes these proteins:
- a CDS encoding tetratricopeptide repeat protein, with product MTPHAARLASPKASPPEAAPAVWDADLLTNIQALYDQGLFVQALATGTPLGPLHTWPGPDARILAGRLASQLSAERVSAAIFLRLWRAHPSSAEAAYFLAPTLMARRGPLAALELFEHSTLIEAESSVRWDATAFMAYLYAQYRDFERAERLMDTALKHSDTSWMWTERAVIYELEDRYEEALDAARRAYALTPHLPAAVLCLAHVLTLVGLDEDSIETLRRALMTIESPRIAASLTELHIERGHYTSALDTLNRFEQLAVVKDKGTVAWLSGRRSDVYQLLGDRRAALTYAHLAKVPFYEEVANNLDRAESAMRRVLLPVGFVRQHHMTCAPATLAAISRYWKKPADHLTVAEAICYDGTPHHSERHWAVTNGWVAREFTVTWDSACALIDAGIPFTLTTPYPGGSHLQAVIGYDAPRGVLLIRDPYERVSREFAQMSFFRTHAATGPRGMALVPYEERERLDLLLLPEADLHDLQHQVQQALSRHDRAVAVASCEELLRRAPEHRITLNVQRSLANYDGQPEEELELIERLLKLAPTEINLRLYKSELLRRVADRSTYLAYLEAQTTGSSPHALFTLRYAQALLDDGRTRAEATRLVEALLRKWNSAEGLSTLADAHWYSGGYPKAVNLYRLAATMESTYEGHATTYFRASRTVREEETALTFLRDRVSRYGTLSPQPAITLFHCLSDLHRTQEAMGVRDQALDAHPEDGALLLMAARSALDTGDSAQAGSFLQRARACCRQTEWVHTAAQIQEHQGDLAGARSLWKELVTSEPFDLKAQRALVRLTADLEGRATAISYLRAVVSWFPHHQGLNELLAEWLDEAPLSEQEAALCQLLTISPTNAWGRRQLAMTLAQQGRFDEARAESQQAYELAPDVVPWYSTRGYIELLAGQLVDAQAHFRAALRRSIDSDYALTKLIEACSTRDERRDALRFVVEEFTRQVIVGDSLLTFQQAARGTFEPDELTEMLEDARRVRPDLWQTWVACIRQHLDRQQYDSAHDLCLQAIAKFPLLPRVHVELAEVAKRMGDRLAERTALHEALRLNPAWGAATTKLAESFEADGDFNASRACLERAIRHAPTEGVLHGYLGSTLWRLEAREEAITHIQQAVRLYIGYDWAWDRLGDYCATVERPHVPLELARGLAAERPGEPLAWMAVARVTEDVEEKLAALERAIHLAPFTLAAHLVKVETLIAEQRYEDALMALRTTAWGARPPVALRIKEPSVLAARGDKEAALATLQDILCEEPDYAPGWEVLADWQAEREDYPAYLEAARALHRLDPDSPYALGYLAHALLNAEPETDVRPYLRRALQLKSDYVYGAQLLFDLELQAKAYEAADAVLTTLRTHVNSAETRLRGLRLALACGQREEIFQVFENLWSTEDDIEIYREALELLDSAGWRHETTAALERLVLEPTVNPVVGTLWVERRDLMLLTLQRFRGFDRVLHNGAAGQLAAQAMLQRFADSDASSAVQRLLRHHGSTLARDETTHGLMAYALIMTNASRDVVQWFGDWRQRSGSPAWAFLNLACAFRDMGQYEDAHNVSRHALSLKEDHTFPEHRTWLAYDAARDGDYGQAQALLALIEGKSVSRYYQFVIAAARFHLVAGTQTGNGHRRELKSAYREVRRAWRWRYISLKALLQIRWHACKTYQRVRFR from the coding sequence ATGACTCCTCACGCTGCCCGATTGGCCTCTCCCAAGGCGAGTCCTCCAGAGGCTGCTCCAGCGGTGTGGGATGCGGATCTCCTCACGAACATCCAAGCACTCTATGACCAGGGCTTGTTCGTCCAAGCTCTAGCTACCGGGACTCCCCTGGGCCCCTTGCACACCTGGCCGGGCCCTGACGCTCGGATTCTCGCTGGGCGGCTGGCTTCGCAACTCTCTGCCGAACGAGTGAGTGCGGCGATCTTCCTCCGCCTGTGGAGAGCTCACCCCTCAAGTGCAGAAGCGGCGTATTTCCTGGCGCCGACCCTGATGGCACGGCGAGGACCCCTCGCGGCACTGGAGCTGTTCGAGCACAGCACTCTCATCGAGGCCGAGTCTTCGGTGCGCTGGGACGCGACGGCGTTCATGGCCTATCTGTACGCGCAGTACCGCGACTTCGAGCGAGCTGAACGTCTCATGGATACGGCCCTGAAGCACAGCGATACGTCTTGGATGTGGACCGAACGCGCCGTCATCTACGAACTCGAAGATCGATATGAAGAGGCGTTGGATGCTGCCCGGCGCGCCTATGCCCTCACACCGCATCTCCCCGCCGCCGTTCTGTGTCTGGCTCACGTCCTGACTCTTGTCGGGCTGGATGAGGATTCGATCGAGACCTTGCGCCGTGCGCTGATGACGATCGAGAGTCCTCGGATCGCGGCGTCCTTAACCGAGCTGCACATAGAACGGGGGCACTATACGAGTGCTCTCGACACACTCAACCGGTTCGAGCAATTGGCCGTGGTGAAGGACAAAGGGACCGTCGCGTGGCTCTCCGGTCGACGCAGTGACGTCTATCAATTACTGGGGGATCGGCGGGCCGCGCTGACGTATGCGCATCTTGCCAAGGTTCCTTTCTATGAAGAGGTCGCCAACAATCTCGATCGGGCGGAGTCGGCGATGAGGCGTGTACTATTGCCGGTCGGCTTCGTCCGTCAGCACCACATGACCTGTGCGCCCGCCACACTCGCCGCCATCAGTCGCTACTGGAAGAAGCCGGCGGATCACCTCACGGTGGCTGAAGCGATCTGTTATGACGGCACTCCGCACCATAGTGAACGCCACTGGGCCGTGACCAATGGATGGGTGGCCCGGGAATTCACGGTGACCTGGGACTCGGCATGTGCCCTAATTGATGCCGGGATTCCCTTTACCCTCACCACACCGTATCCGGGCGGATCCCACTTACAGGCCGTGATCGGCTATGACGCGCCACGCGGCGTGCTCCTTATTCGCGATCCCTATGAGCGCGTCTCCCGCGAGTTTGCGCAGATGTCGTTTTTTCGGACGCACGCGGCCACGGGACCGCGGGGGATGGCCCTGGTGCCCTATGAGGAACGAGAACGTCTTGACCTGCTTCTGCTCCCTGAGGCCGACCTGCATGATCTCCAGCATCAGGTTCAACAGGCACTCAGTCGGCATGATCGCGCCGTAGCCGTCGCGAGCTGCGAAGAACTCCTTCGTCGGGCACCGGAACATCGTATCACCCTTAATGTGCAGCGGAGCCTCGCGAACTATGACGGGCAGCCGGAGGAAGAACTTGAGCTGATTGAGCGGTTGCTCAAGCTCGCTCCCACAGAGATCAACCTGCGACTCTACAAATCGGAGCTTCTCCGGCGCGTCGCCGATCGGTCGACGTATCTGGCTTACCTCGAAGCACAAACTACCGGCTCCTCGCCCCATGCACTATTCACCCTCCGCTACGCCCAAGCGCTGCTCGACGATGGCCGGACCAGAGCCGAAGCCACCAGACTTGTCGAGGCCCTTCTCCGCAAATGGAATAGTGCGGAAGGCCTCAGCACGCTGGCTGATGCGCATTGGTACTCGGGAGGATACCCGAAGGCCGTGAATCTCTACCGATTAGCCGCGACGATGGAATCCACGTATGAGGGTCATGCCACCACGTACTTCCGCGCATCTCGGACCGTCAGAGAGGAAGAAACGGCTCTGACCTTCTTGCGCGATCGTGTTAGCCGTTATGGCACCTTGTCGCCTCAGCCGGCGATCACGCTGTTCCACTGTCTGTCAGATCTCCATCGGACGCAGGAGGCGATGGGCGTGCGAGATCAGGCACTCGACGCTCACCCAGAAGACGGCGCCTTGCTGTTAATGGCGGCTCGTTCAGCCCTCGACACCGGCGATAGCGCACAGGCTGGTTCCTTTCTCCAACGTGCGCGTGCCTGCTGCCGGCAGACAGAGTGGGTGCATACGGCGGCACAGATTCAAGAGCATCAAGGAGATCTTGCCGGCGCCCGCTCGCTCTGGAAAGAGTTGGTTACGAGCGAACCCTTCGATCTCAAGGCGCAACGAGCGCTGGTTCGTCTCACAGCTGACCTCGAAGGCCGTGCTACGGCGATTAGCTACTTACGGGCAGTCGTCAGCTGGTTTCCTCACCATCAGGGCTTGAACGAACTGCTCGCCGAATGGCTCGATGAGGCTCCCCTGAGTGAGCAGGAAGCTGCCCTGTGCCAACTGCTGACCATCAGTCCGACGAATGCCTGGGGACGGCGTCAACTCGCCATGACGCTGGCCCAGCAGGGTCGGTTTGATGAGGCCAGGGCGGAAAGCCAGCAAGCCTATGAACTCGCGCCGGATGTCGTGCCCTGGTACAGCACTCGCGGGTATATCGAACTACTCGCTGGACAACTCGTCGACGCTCAAGCCCATTTTCGCGCGGCGCTTCGTCGGTCTATCGATTCGGACTATGCCCTCACGAAACTGATCGAGGCCTGCAGTACGCGGGATGAGCGCCGTGACGCCTTACGGTTCGTTGTGGAGGAATTCACGCGGCAGGTCATCGTCGGGGACTCTCTCCTGACCTTCCAGCAGGCAGCCAGAGGGACCTTCGAACCCGACGAGCTCACGGAGATGCTCGAAGACGCGCGGCGCGTGCGGCCAGACCTCTGGCAAACCTGGGTGGCCTGTATCCGGCAGCATCTTGATCGGCAGCAGTACGATTCCGCGCACGATCTCTGCCTGCAGGCGATCGCTAAATTTCCTCTTCTTCCGCGAGTGCACGTCGAGCTCGCGGAGGTGGCTAAACGGATGGGTGATCGCCTGGCTGAGCGGACCGCCTTGCACGAGGCCTTGCGGCTCAATCCTGCCTGGGGCGCTGCGACCACGAAACTGGCAGAGTCGTTTGAGGCGGACGGGGATTTCAACGCGTCGCGAGCCTGCTTGGAGCGAGCGATTCGGCACGCGCCGACCGAGGGGGTGTTACATGGCTATCTGGGCTCCACCCTCTGGCGGCTCGAGGCCCGAGAAGAGGCCATCACGCATATCCAGCAGGCGGTCAGACTCTATATTGGATACGACTGGGCTTGGGATCGTTTGGGCGACTATTGCGCCACGGTCGAGCGCCCACACGTGCCGCTCGAGCTGGCGCGCGGTCTCGCCGCGGAACGCCCGGGAGAGCCCCTCGCATGGATGGCGGTGGCCCGGGTCACTGAGGATGTGGAGGAAAAGCTGGCGGCCCTCGAGCGAGCCATTCATCTCGCACCCTTCACGCTGGCGGCCCATCTCGTCAAGGTGGAGACCCTGATCGCGGAGCAACGCTATGAGGATGCACTCATGGCCTTACGCACGACGGCCTGGGGTGCTCGTCCCCCCGTGGCTCTGCGCATCAAGGAGCCGAGTGTGCTGGCGGCACGGGGAGATAAAGAGGCGGCGCTGGCTACACTCCAGGACATCTTGTGTGAAGAACCCGACTATGCGCCGGGCTGGGAAGTATTGGCTGATTGGCAAGCGGAACGGGAAGACTATCCCGCCTACCTCGAAGCGGCTCGCGCTCTGCATCGGCTCGATCCCGACAGTCCCTATGCCTTAGGCTATCTCGCACACGCCCTTCTGAATGCCGAACCGGAGACGGATGTCCGTCCCTATCTCCGGCGCGCGCTTCAGCTCAAGTCCGACTATGTGTACGGCGCGCAGCTGCTCTTCGACCTGGAGCTCCAAGCTAAAGCCTATGAGGCTGCCGACGCTGTATTGACAACGTTGCGGACGCACGTCAATTCCGCGGAAACGCGTCTCCGCGGTCTGCGCTTGGCGCTCGCTTGCGGCCAACGCGAAGAGATTTTCCAGGTGTTCGAGAACCTGTGGTCAACCGAGGACGACATCGAGATCTATCGCGAGGCGCTGGAGCTGTTGGACTCAGCGGGTTGGAGGCATGAAACGACGGCCGCGTTGGAGCGTCTTGTGCTGGAGCCGACGGTCAATCCCGTCGTCGGGACGCTCTGGGTGGAGCGACGCGATCTGATGTTGTTGACCCTGCAGCGGTTCCGTGGCTTTGACCGGGTACTTCACAATGGTGCGGCTGGGCAATTGGCAGCGCAAGCGATGCTGCAACGGTTCGCCGACAGCGACGCCTCGTCAGCGGTCCAGCGTCTGCTGCGGCACCACGGTTCCACACTGGCCCGTGATGAGACGACCCATGGACTGATGGCCTACGCCCTGATCATGACGAACGCGTCGCGTGATGTGGTGCAGTGGTTTGGAGACTGGCGGCAACGATCAGGGTCTCCTGCATGGGCATTCCTGAATCTCGCCTGTGCCTTTCGAGACATGGGACAGTATGAGGACGCCCATAATGTGAGCCGTCATGCCTTGAGCCTCAAGGAAGATCACACCTTTCCCGAGCACCGAACGTGGTTGGCCTATGACGCTGCGCGCGACGGAGACTACGGGCAAGCCCAAGCTCTCTTAGCACTGATCGAAGGGAAGTCGGTCAGTCGCTATTACCAGTTCGTCATCGCCGCCGCCCGCTTTCATCTGGTGGCCGGGACTCAGACGGGAAACGGACACAGGCGGGAGCTCAAGAGTGCCTATCGAGAGGTGCGGCGCGCATGGCGATGGCGCTACATCTCTCTGAAGGCCTTGCTCCAGATCCGATGGCACGCCTGCAAAACCTATCAACGTGTCCGTTTCCGCTAA
- a CDS encoding TIR domain-containing protein, translated as MGTVHVKTVSVSYSHCDSDFVDRLILDLRVSEISATYDKWFVNVGDSIIEKIVQAVTNADGVIAINDADCLRKYLSRFGLEWSQLSVTAF; from the coding sequence ATGGGAACCGTGCATGTGAAAACGGTATCCGTTAGCTATTCCCATTGTGACTCCGACTTCGTCGATCGGTTGATCCTTGATCTTCGGGTATCGGAAATTTCTGCGACGTATGACAAATGGTTTGTGAACGTTGGTGACTCCATTATCGAGAAGATAGTCCAGGCTGTGACCAATGCAGATGGGGTGATTGCCATCAACGATGCTGACTGTCTGCGAAAGTACCTCTCGCGATTTGGGCTGGAATGGAGTCAACTTTCCGTTACGGCTTTCTGA
- a CDS encoding ATP-dependent helicase, with translation MPEKLEIDSGTFLTDIERHFRVMAGPGAGKTYWLVNHIKQVVARSKRLSPASRIACISYTNVAVHEIVTQLGSAATQVDASTIHSFLYRNIVRPYLHLLRDGDDQPLVAFASLDGHDEHHPSYTIVDEWLRSIGQAKILQQTFDEQRAILNDKLGQLVWQRSVDGVWTLGPRKLDRMGKILNAICTSSNLIDYKRRYWSRGIVDHEDILYFAHRILEEHPLVCQCLSARYRYLFIDEFQDTLPIQTHVVQWLAGAGTVVGVIGDAEQSIYSFLDAHPQQFLSFSLPDYLDVTMCHNRRSTRRIISILDHLRSDGLRQHCFRELDGQPVTVCIGDVDRSLAAIRADLPPDAVLHVLTRKNKDAHRVRSALAPGTVEPWESFYDADDARARFMEHVIAATELAKRGQYALAHREAARIIGRKGRVRKPLKCDTDLSDVHRKGIAVTVLQEFLSNFATIFAGTLLEAYVRCGACITSAYPAVTLTVAKAGKFKTFAEATPYAHLSESVRLQEEVRHVRTIHQAKGSEGDNIAVYFEDAARVRHITQPSTAPADEEKRLTYVAMSRARDRLFLCIPTDVAINADDLRALDLHVIDLRETL, from the coding sequence ATGCCTGAGAAGCTGGAAATCGATTCCGGCACATTCCTCACCGACATCGAACGTCATTTCCGTGTCATGGCTGGGCCGGGAGCCGGTAAGACGTACTGGCTTGTGAACCACATCAAGCAGGTCGTTGCCAGATCCAAGCGGCTCTCTCCCGCGTCCCGCATTGCGTGCATCTCGTACACGAACGTCGCTGTGCATGAGATTGTCACTCAACTCGGTTCGGCCGCTACTCAGGTGGATGCCTCGACAATCCACAGCTTCCTCTACCGCAACATCGTCCGGCCGTACCTCCACCTGTTGCGGGATGGTGACGACCAGCCGCTCGTTGCGTTCGCATCCCTCGACGGTCACGATGAACACCACCCGTCCTACACTATCGTCGACGAATGGCTAAGAAGCATTGGGCAGGCCAAGATCCTACAGCAGACCTTCGATGAGCAGCGAGCTATTCTCAATGACAAGCTGGGGCAGTTGGTGTGGCAGCGTTCGGTGGACGGCGTCTGGACGCTTGGGCCGCGAAAGCTCGATCGCATGGGAAAGATACTCAACGCCATCTGCACGAGCTCGAACCTCATCGACTACAAACGCCGATACTGGAGCCGGGGCATTGTCGATCACGAGGACATCCTCTACTTCGCGCACCGCATCCTCGAAGAGCACCCACTCGTCTGTCAGTGCCTGAGTGCGCGCTACCGCTACCTGTTCATCGACGAATTCCAGGATACGCTGCCCATCCAGACCCATGTCGTACAGTGGCTCGCCGGCGCAGGGACGGTGGTCGGCGTCATCGGTGATGCTGAACAATCCATCTACAGTTTCCTCGACGCCCACCCGCAGCAGTTCCTGTCGTTCTCGCTGCCCGATTACCTCGACGTGACAATGTGTCACAACCGCCGCAGCACGCGCCGCATCATCTCGATTCTCGACCACCTGCGGTCGGACGGTCTACGGCAACATTGCTTCCGCGAACTCGACGGGCAACCCGTGACGGTGTGCATCGGCGACGTCGACCGCAGTCTCGCGGCCATTCGTGCCGACCTGCCGCCGGATGCCGTCCTCCACGTGCTGACGCGGAAGAACAAGGATGCCCATCGCGTGCGATCGGCCCTCGCGCCCGGAACCGTGGAGCCGTGGGAGTCCTTCTACGATGCCGATGACGCACGTGCCCGATTCATGGAGCACGTCATTGCCGCGACGGAACTTGCGAAACGCGGCCAGTACGCGCTTGCCCACCGAGAAGCAGCTCGGATCATCGGACGGAAAGGGCGGGTGAGAAAGCCCCTAAAGTGTGACACGGACCTGAGCGACGTTCATCGGAAGGGAATCGCCGTTACCGTGCTGCAGGAATTCCTGTCCAACTTCGCCACCATTTTCGCCGGTACGCTGCTTGAGGCGTACGTCCGCTGCGGAGCCTGCATCACGTCCGCGTATCCGGCGGTGACCCTGACCGTTGCAAAGGCCGGGAAGTTCAAGACGTTCGCAGAAGCCACGCCGTATGCACACCTCTCAGAATCGGTTCGTTTGCAAGAAGAGGTGCGTCATGTGCGGACCATTCACCAGGCGAAAGGGAGCGAGGGGGACAACATCGCTGTGTATTTCGAGGATGCTGCCCGCGTCCGGCATATCACACAACCCTCGACCGCCCCGGCAGATGAGGAGAAACGCCTCACCTACGTCGCCATGAGCCGCGCCCGCGATCGTCTTTTCCTCTGCATACCGACGGATGTTGCCATCAACGCCGACGATCTCCGGGCACTCGATCTCCACGTAATCGACCTGCGGGAGACACTGTAG
- a CDS encoding AAA family ATPase has translation MYIAKLAITNLRCFCKTTIEFQPGINVILGENNAGKTALLCALRLVFDRSGRLRPDLPDFHQGIADFTKAPAISVAATLRSSPADTIDDKALVATWLTKLDAPWEAQLTYEFFLPDEEVPAFIAACGVAPDRDQFFRVLEQFIPKYVARIFAGLPENRLVAEPDALAKFDCHTVDAIRDVESELFAGTNPLLRTMLRQVLDHDADEAETLERRRHFRTLTQEARTNLTGRMNLNALFQLVKDTGAADGGTPIMRDAIDEDDFIAALRLHIKRAAFTVPATHNGLGYNNLVYISLLLASLQFETSVPRRGQNAVLFPMLVIEEPEAHLHPSLQYKLLKYIQKRLSPEKTSRQVFLTTHSTHITAAAGLESIICLSLSEADGGVHVAYPARVFGESPGGKASRNYVERYLDATKSNMLFAKGIIFVEGIAEQLLVPCLSQCISRPIETHHVAVIAVGGVTFKHFLPLFGAGEDEPLRRYALRRRVACMVDADPARKVKNKDARRQKCWPYALDRDCAGYDYFHVSGVVTNLQTMRNRSPENIKICVGSKTLEYDLALANAQLPLLVTPSCEHEAALRALAETPATVPAPLQSLLAGDGSDTLDALAACPDIATHRFATCYLLCAEDAKGEHALVLERQLRENASKPEADRKPFACPDYIKDAIHWTCVFDTPETPHA, from the coding sequence ATGTATATCGCCAAACTCGCCATCACCAATCTCCGCTGCTTCTGCAAAACGACGATCGAATTCCAACCGGGGATCAACGTGATCCTTGGGGAGAACAATGCGGGCAAGACAGCCCTTCTATGTGCTCTTCGGCTCGTGTTTGACCGCTCCGGCCGACTGCGTCCCGATCTCCCCGATTTCCACCAGGGCATCGCCGACTTCACGAAAGCCCCCGCGATCTCCGTCGCCGCAACCCTACGATCGTCACCGGCCGATACCATCGACGACAAAGCTCTCGTAGCAACCTGGCTCACCAAGTTGGACGCCCCCTGGGAAGCGCAGCTCACCTACGAGTTCTTCCTCCCAGACGAAGAGGTTCCGGCGTTTATCGCGGCGTGCGGGGTGGCACCCGACCGCGACCAATTCTTCCGCGTCCTGGAGCAGTTCATCCCCAAGTACGTCGCCCGCATCTTCGCTGGGCTTCCGGAGAACCGGCTCGTCGCCGAGCCCGACGCCCTGGCGAAATTCGACTGCCACACCGTCGATGCGATCCGTGACGTCGAATCCGAACTGTTCGCAGGCACGAATCCCTTGCTGCGCACGATGCTGCGACAGGTGCTCGACCATGATGCCGACGAAGCCGAGACTCTCGAACGTCGTCGCCATTTCCGCACCCTGACGCAGGAAGCCCGTACCAACCTCACGGGGCGCATGAATCTGAACGCATTGTTCCAACTCGTCAAGGACACGGGAGCGGCTGACGGCGGAACCCCCATCATGCGCGACGCCATCGACGAAGACGACTTCATTGCCGCTCTTCGTCTCCACATCAAACGTGCAGCGTTCACGGTCCCCGCTACCCACAACGGGCTCGGATACAATAACCTAGTGTACATCTCCCTGCTCTTGGCCAGTTTGCAGTTCGAAACGTCGGTGCCCCGGCGGGGCCAGAATGCGGTCCTCTTCCCCATGCTCGTCATCGAGGAGCCGGAAGCGCACCTCCATCCGTCGCTCCAGTACAAGCTACTCAAGTACATCCAGAAGCGGCTCTCCCCTGAGAAGACCAGTCGGCAGGTATTCCTTACGACCCATTCGACGCACATCACGGCTGCCGCGGGGCTTGAATCCATCATCTGCCTCAGCCTCTCCGAAGCCGATGGGGGCGTCCACGTCGCCTATCCCGCCCGCGTCTTCGGCGAGAGTCCCGGAGGCAAAGCGTCCCGCAACTACGTTGAACGGTACCTGGATGCGACAAAATCCAACATGCTGTTCGCGAAGGGCATCATCTTCGTGGAAGGGATCGCGGAACAACTGCTCGTTCCCTGTCTTTCCCAATGTATCAGCCGTCCCATAGAAACCCACCATGTCGCGGTTATTGCTGTAGGAGGCGTGACCTTCAAGCACTTTCTGCCGCTCTTCGGCGCGGGGGAAGACGAACCTCTCCGTCGCTATGCGCTGCGTCGCCGCGTTGCGTGCATGGTGGACGCCGATCCGGCTCGCAAGGTCAAGAACAAGGACGCGCGGCGTCAGAAATGCTGGCCGTACGCTCTGGACCGAGACTGCGCCGGCTACGACTACTTCCACGTGTCCGGCGTCGTCACGAATTTACAGACCATGCGAAACCGATCGCCTGAGAATATCAAGATCTGCGTCGGCAGCAAGACGCTGGAGTACGACTTGGCCTTGGCGAACGCACAACTCCCCCTCCTCGTCACACCGTCTTGCGAGCATGAGGCGGCTCTTCGCGCCCTGGCGGAGACTCCGGCAACGGTGCCGGCCCCCCTCCAATCCCTGCTCGCCGGGGACGGATCCGATACCCTTGATGCGCTGGCGGCTTGTCCAGACATAGCGACGCATCGGTTCGCGACCTGCTACCTGCTCTGTGCCGAGGATGCCAAGGGGGAACATGCCCTTGTGCTGGAACGGCAACTCCGCGAGAACGCCTCGAAGCCGGAAGCAGACCGCAAGCCGTTCGCGTGTCCGGATTACATCAAAGACGCCATTCACTGGACCTGTGTGTTCGATACGCCGGAGACTCCCCATGCCTGA